In Nocardioides luti, the DNA window TAGACAGAACCTTCTCCTTGGTCAGCCCCGTCCCGTGCAAGAGCGAGAAGCTGAGCCGAGCATTTGCTAACGGGATACCGGTCAGGTCGACACCACGAAGATCGGCACCAGTGAGATCGGCGCCTGACAGGTTGGCCCGCACCAGGCGCGCTCCTCGCAGGTTGGCACCCGTAAGGTCGGCGCCGCGCAGATCGCTGCCGCTGAGATCTGCCCCTGACATATCAACGTCTTGCAATTGCGCGCCCGTGAAATCAACGCTATCCACAGTGGCATTAGCAAAGGATGCCCGACGAGCAGTCACATCCTGCAATATGGCGTTACTGAGCGTCGATTGAGCCAAATTGGCGGCTATAAGCGACGCCGAGTGGAGGTTAGTCGCAGTCAGGTCGGATAGGCGCAGGTCCACCGACGCTGGAAACGTGACGTCGGCAAGGTTGCCAGCCGTGAGCTTGCAAGATCGAAGATTGACCTGCCCTTCGCCTGCGAGATGCTTCCTTCCTAATTCAGTAAGCGCGGCGATAACGTCCAGCGGAACATCCATGGAGATCCCGCGGGAACTATCGCGCACGAACGCTGCGAGTACCTGACTCACAGTGGCACGATCGCCAGGCGAATCGTTTGCCACTCTAGAAAGGGCGTAGATGCCACCGAGCCGGATGCTCATCGCCTCGTCGCCGAGTTGCTGCACGGCCTCGGTGTATCTACCTGTCGCGTTTGCATCGCGATCCAACTGATGACGCAGATGGGTGTACAGCAGCGTCACTCCAGCGCCGATCGCCGCAATGGTGGCCAGGACTGTTCTACGTTCTTGAGTGAGCGCGTCCGCCCTTTGAGCGGCACTCAGACCTCCAGACGGGATGAGGTTCGGTGGCAGGAAATACAGAAGGACGTATGCCGCAAGCGCAGCTGTTAGGCCAGCCATCACCATCATGCGAAGGCCATTAATCGGCGTGACGTGCAACTCATTTCGCGCATAGGCCCTGCTCCTGAACCACCGGCGCCACCCAGGCGCTTGGTAAAGAATGGCTAGCGCCAAGAGAATAGGCGACCAGTTTTGAGCAATTACGGCGGCCGCCTGACTGGCGATCTGACTCCAGTCGAATCGCAGCCGCATGGCGCGGATTGCAAGGTAGATGGAGGGAGCAACCACTGTAAGGGCTGCGACTCCTGCAAGTAATTCGACACCGTCAATATAAATTGGCGAGCTGTTACGCAGCAATGCAGCAACGGAAAGCGCACCTGTGACTGCAAGACACACTGTGACCCAGCCGCCGGGTAGCTGCTCTAAGCGATCAAACAATCCGATCGAATTATCGAGCTCTAGGGCGGTGGTTGCGGCGAGCGCCCCGCCGATGAAGAACCCCGACCATTCCGGAACACTGGAACCCGGGTCAAAGAACTTGGCCACGTGCAAATAGACCGTAATGCCGACGCCGATGATTAGCCACATCAACGGGAGCAATGCCCATGGCCAATGATCCCAGGCGACGCTCGCGACCCATCTCGCTCCAATACTTATAGGCTCCGAGATCAGTATTACGAGGAAGCCGAGCACGCCCGCAAGAAGCAGGCAGTATCGAGTCCGCAAGCGGAGGCGTTTAGACACGTGGTCGTCGTCGTCATCGCGGTGGCCATGGTGGACAACCTGCTCGTCAAGAAACCTCACCGCGAGACGGTATCTGACAACCGCCCCCTGGGGGCGTCATCTAGCACTCAAGGAACCGCCCCTTGTTTCAAGGCCGGATTCCGTCAGGGCTCGCCGCAGTTCCCCTCACTCGAAGTTGAGGTGGGAGCGGGTGTACTTGCGACTAGCGAGGTTGGCAAGCCAGGTCTGTCCGGCTCCTTCGGACGGCACGATCCGGCCCGACGCCCGCCGACGCGCTTGTCCACAGAAGCGACACCCGCCCCTTTCCTCGATCTCCGAGTTGGCATATAATCGTATACATGTTCGATGCATCGAAAGGCGGATCTCGGACCCTCGTCCACGAGCTCACCCGCCTGCCGGAGGCGGCCAGCGATGCCGAGCGGATCGACCGGATCCGGGCAATGGAGGAGGCGAAGAACGCTCTCTGCGCGGCCCAAGCCCGTGAGGCGGCGGCGCTCGACGCGTCCGTCCGGGCCGAGCGCGAGCAGGCTGGAGTTCGCGCCGACAAGCGCGGGGTCGGGATCGGGGCGCAGGTCGGGCTGGCCCGCCGCGAGTCGCCGCACCGCGGCGCGATCCTGCTCGGGCTCGGCAAGATCCTCGCCACCGAGATGCCGTGGACGCGCAGGGCGATGGAGGCCGGCGTCCTGTCGGAGTACCGCGCCACCCTGCTCGTGCGCGAGACCGCTCAGCTGACGCTGGAGGACCGGCAGACCATCGACCGCGAGGTGGCGGGCGACCTCACGCGACTCGAGCAGCTCGGCGACCGGGAGCTGGTCGCGGAGGTCCAACGCCGGGCCTACCAGCTCGACGCCGACTCGGTGCTGCGGCGGGCCCGCCGTGCCGAGTCCGACCGGACCGTCACCATCCGGCCCGCGCCCGACGCGATGGTCTACCTCACCTCCCTCCTGCCGATGGCCGCCGGCGTCTCGGCGTACGCCGCCCTCACCAAGCAGGCCGACAGCCTCCGCGCCGCCGGTGACGCACGCTCGCGCGGCCAGGCGATGGCCGACACCGTCGTCGAGCGGCTGACCGGGCGCGCCAGCACCGCTCCGGTCCCGGTCAGCGTCGGCCTCGTGATGACCGACCGCACCCTGCTGGCCGGGGACGACGAGCCCGCCGAGCTGCTCGGGCACGGCGTCGTCCCGGCCGGCTGGGCCCG includes these proteins:
- a CDS encoding pentapeptide repeat-containing protein; its protein translation is MRFLDEQVVHHGHRDDDDDHVSKRLRLRTRYCLLLAGVLGFLVILISEPISIGARWVASVAWDHWPWALLPLMWLIIGVGITVYLHVAKFFDPGSSVPEWSGFFIGGALAATTALELDNSIGLFDRLEQLPGGWVTVCLAVTGALSVAALLRNSSPIYIDGVELLAGVAALTVVAPSIYLAIRAMRLRFDWSQIASQAAAVIAQNWSPILLALAILYQAPGWRRWFRSRAYARNELHVTPINGLRMMVMAGLTAALAAYVLLYFLPPNLIPSGGLSAAQRADALTQERRTVLATIAAIGAGVTLLYTHLRHQLDRDANATGRYTEAVQQLGDEAMSIRLGGIYALSRVANDSPGDRATVSQVLAAFVRDSSRGISMDVPLDVIAALTELGRKHLAGEGQVNLRSCKLTAGNLADVTFPASVDLRLSDLTATNLHSASLIAANLAQSTLSNAILQDVTARRASFANATVDSVDFTGAQLQDVDMSGADLSGSDLRGADLTGANLRGARLVRANLSGADLTGADLRGVDLTGIPLANARLSFSLLHGTGLTKEKVLSIDGEAEHMVFSESDYMDDKSDEAWERRYRWENQRSRDVYDY
- a CDS encoding HNH endonuclease, which produces MFDASKGGSRTLVHELTRLPEAASDAERIDRIRAMEEAKNALCAAQAREAAALDASVRAEREQAGVRADKRGVGIGAQVGLARRESPHRGAILLGLGKILATEMPWTRRAMEAGVLSEYRATLLVRETAQLTLEDRQTIDREVAGDLTRLEQLGDRELVAEVQRRAYQLDADSVLRRARRAESDRTVTIRPAPDAMVYLTSLLPMAAGVSAYAALTKQADSLRAAGDARSRGQAMADTVVERLTGRASTAPVPVSVGLVMTDRTLLAGDDEPAELLGHGVVPAGWARDLVTSAAGAGAGAAWFRRLYTAPTTGRLLALDALSRTFPQGLSRWIALRDRATCRTPWCSAPARHADHVVRAADGGPTSAANGQGLCVACNLAKEGLGWTARPRPGPRHTVEIVTPTGHTYRSTAPPMPGTRPRIRVDRAFSEVELELAA